TAGAATGTAGGGTAAGAAGTAGGTTTAAATAGGCAATGCATGTTGAGATGAATAAGAATTTGACTAATATAGTGCGTACATAATAAAGTCTATTAAAAGTAAGTTTTGGTAACAATCActtaagtaagggaatcacccctaactcgttggtgaggtcgttgtaagatgaaaaaaaagaaacaaagttagtcatcaaggtaaggaaatcactcctatctcgatgatatgtctccacttgttGTTACAAaaagtgtaaataaaattacatgaaattatgcatgctaataGTGTAAAATCGTATGAAAGGTAACAGCatgatgtatgcgcaaaagtgaaatctcaaAATGATTCAAAATTGAGGAGAGAGAATTGCATCATAAAAGATAGGAAATAATAAAGCATAAGTTCAATTAAAAACTTAGagggttccaaaacggaactttgactaaccaaagtggtcgaaaagtcttttgaaatttagaaacatgctttggcctaataggtggtttactctcgccgacaagtcggttaacggtatttacccttccagttactacatgttccaactcaatcgaaaattcgagacttggcgggattaaaAAAAAacgagtggaactagtcgacaagatgcgggtttcacccctaacttgacgatttcatGCCCTAGGTGTGGTTgatactcgtcgggtcaaaatgtGATTTCGACAcattgacgagggtccactagaatttgaaatcgAAATTCTTCATCAAGGTGAGGacttcactcctaacttgatgacGGATCTCATGTAAAAaaaataggtagattgagagtcgttcaccaaattgtgggtttcacgcctattttggtaaactcgtctcgttcTTACAATAcgagtgttttcgagtttaagaaaaaatcgagtaaaatgctttaGAAAAGgggagtatgttaaaggaatacgcaaacaagtataaacacataagaatgCACATCAACGACGGTACATAAAGAATAGGATAATAAAACAAGTACCAACACATAGAGATATATGCCAAGAATACACATAAGGAATCGAACAAtggaacaagtattaacacataataaaacaagtatagcatgttaagtgttaacacataagtgacATATATGTTTGAAAGATGAAAAGAGAACAAATAAAGGCGAATAAGATAGCATGCAAttagtttcaagcaaaacatgagaataaagctctaaaactatagactaggttaaagcattcctacttttcctaattccctatagttatggctctgataccaatctgtcacaccccaaccgatggcggaaacatcgggatgagacgaagtgtgtagattgctcaaaacgtcataacactatgtgacaataattaatttaaattcaaatttcatttcaaaactaaaagtcATACATgtttcaaaaggaaataacaacattgtttcaacaagtaacataacaaacaaaagatagaATATTCTAggcgtgtatctagtccaccctaacttgtttcatcattcatccatacttcaataatcaacctgcaacatgtattaaaatagagttcaatgcaaaagcaaagagcgagtatacaagtttgtttacatagcatattagaataaaactcatatccaacatgaacataataaaatagtttcaacgtgctagtttacgtagtccaagtgatagcccaagtttcccaatgcgttaaagtacctaacccaaagtttcacgggaggttgatatgtctcctcctaacaataccccaaagactaacggggaggtgcattactcctatagcgctactattgttaaggcggaactacacacaagaattaaacgttcacatagcataaaatagtctcaagattcacaagtttcatgtttcatgtttaaatggatagagtaagtttcaaataagtttcaagtgtcacgtgcatttaatatagaatacactaggttatcacccgtgaatactcacgggttggaaatatttttatgtaacaaaaataaatatCCATTTTATTTCATCTAGGACCAACAAATAAGTTAGTCCATCACCAAAGTACATAAGTTCACCAAACAGAAAGGAAATTACACATTTAAGCCTTGTAAATTAAAACTACACCACTGCAGCCATGACAAATCTTCAGCCTTTGACCTGCTCTTTATATAGAGGTAACTCAATTGTTTTATCTCCTCTTTTACGCCTTCAAGTGAACCCATTTTGTGGTTAAATACCACATCGTTCTGGTGTCTCCATATACTCCAAAGAGCAACTTCAACGACAGCGTTTATAAGTTTCTTCCATTTTTTCTCGACCCTCTGGCATGTTTCCAGGCCTCCAACACATTTGTTATTCTGAACCAAAACATATCCGGAATCCTGCACCAGTTTGCGATAAAATCCCAAATGGACCGCGCAAAGTCACATGACACAAACAGGTGTTCCAAAGTCTCACCTTCCAGCCTGCATAGTTTACAAATTGTATGGTACAGTGGTACGACATTGGTATTTAAAGGTAAAAATCGGTTAAATACCGGTATCcaaccgaaccggtaccgaaaacacGAATAAGTGGGTACCAAATAGGTACAGAAAATGATTTGGTACGGGAAACTCGACACCGGTAATGATCAGGTACCAGTAACATATGCTCATTCCTAGTATATGGAACTCTTTGAATTAACTCTTTTTCATACGCATTCATCAGGAATATATACATAGTTATGAATGATTAATAAACGTGAACTTTAAATTAAAACATACCTTTGTTTATTGAATCTCTAACTTTAATTATCTTGCGTTAAAAGTCCCTTTCTATTTTCTTTGTACCTTTAGCAAAAATCAAGATCAACGCATGCAATAAATAATAGAATTAGCTATCATTTTTGAGTTTAATTAATGAAAAAGTTATTTATTCATTAACCCATTTAAGAAATTGATTAAGAAGACCATAATGTTTGGCTCAACTGCAAGTCAAGTATGCCAAGCACACAATCCTTGACCCGAACCCTTTTCGAACCAGTACCCAACCCACCTATTTTGGCATACTTGTTAATACGATGGAAGTTATACATATTGAATACATTCCACTTTGACATCCAAAGATTTATGATATATGAGTTTGTTAAATATTATCACATTATCGATATATAGCTTTCAAAACACAAACAACAAATAACTCCTTTTTACAAAATCgccaaaaatagttcttttgtaaaaaaaaaaaagaaaataaagaaaagTCAACCTTCAATATTGTTGTACAAATTTCACCAATGCCGAAACATCCAAAGCCGAGAACTCATTTGCAACCGAAATCCCTGTTAATCCAAGTTTTAACGCATCCTCGTTACTTGGGGCCTAAAAAATTTAATATGTTTATTTAGATTTTTTAGTATTGTGGATAACTGATTTCATGACTTGTAATTTACCCCAATGTTAAGGGGCAAAACAGGGTTACGAAGCGAAAGTCTCAGAAGAAACCAACCACCATAGCCGGAAACCCGAATCCCTTCATAGTTAACACGAGTTTTTTGAAGTGTAGGATCCGATTCACTTTTATTTTCCAAATGTTTCAACACTGCTTCACCATATTCACAAAAAGATCTATAAACAAACTACTTAAATATTGTAAAATTTCTTAAGGTATATGTAGTAATTATTATGCAACTTATAAAATACTAAATTGGCATACCCTCCTTTAAGATCCGAATGATTTTGATCTATTGGTAATCTAAGCTCAACAACAACACTCGATTCCTACAATTCATCTACCAAATCGGTCAAAATGTTAATACCGCTAGGTTGACCTGCAAATGGAGTACAATAAAGACAAAACAAACGTTACTAACACTCAACATTTGACAAAAGAAAACGTGTTTGGTAGATCTAAAACAAAGAATACCTACCTTGAGATATGCACCAGCATTAAGCCAATGATTCTCCTTAAGTGCTCCATGGCCAATGGTCTCAATAGCCAAATGTAACTCCTCACCAACAGAGTTCTGTAAAAGAAGACAAGTCAATGCGACAATAgactttttaaacatgttttaagatTTTATTGTTTTAATGAAGTCACTAACTTTTGTATCTTGAGCCTTACCAGGCGAATAGCTTCATCAATGACATTTTTATACCCTCATTTGAACGATAGTGTTTTCCCCATGTAAGTATTTGGAAACTCTTAGCACATCATCAAATCTAAATTAGTCCATGTatctataaaaaaatattaagaaAACTTagtttaatgatcaaacagacACCCAACAATCAAATAAAACACATGAATCCATTTCTtacctagtttttttttttttctcaatgaATGTTGTAAGCCCATCTGAAGTTACATTGTCGGTGACAATAGTAGTTCCAGGGTGCTATTAGGAGCAAAAAAACACCTTTAAATCAACTTCAATTCATAAAAAGGTAAGTATATTTTAAAACAGCTTAACAAACTTACTTCCTATAAACTGTTCGATTTCCAACCCGACAGTCTTATCCGATATCTTTGTTTGAACCGACTTGAGCAACTCATCCATCGCCCTATCTTGAATCAACGGAGTTCTGAAAAAATGAATCACTTTTTCGGCTTCGAAATCATCCACACTACCTAACTGTTGCGAGTCCACCGACACCACAGCCCGGATTTTGTCAGACGCATTTCGTCGAACACCTTGACTGCATACTCTCACAGAACTGTTTCTTTTACAGTGAGTCGAACCGAACAGCAAATGGGAATTTCTACTCTTTGGTAAGGGTTTAGGCAAGtaaagtttacaactttttgAACCCTAAAATCAAATATTAAATTGTTAACACTCCAATTAATAAACTTTATATAGTTCAATTGTTGAAAAGAATTATTAATGGATAAAAAGATACATACTTGTAAGAACTCTGCTGTTGTGAT
Above is a window of Helianthus annuus cultivar XRQ/B chromosome 14, HanXRQr2.0-SUNRISE, whole genome shotgun sequence DNA encoding:
- the LOC118486729 gene encoding probable phosphoribosylformylglycinamidine synthase, chloroplastic/mitochondrial, whose translation is MPASLEITTAEFLQGSKSCKLYLPKPLPKSRNSHLLFGSTHCKRNSSVRVCSQGVRRNASDKIRAVVSVDSQQLGSVDDFEAEKVIHFFRTPLIQDRAMDELLKSVQTKISDKTVGLEIEQFIGTPWNYYCHRQCNFRWAYNIH